A single Candidatus Polarisedimenticolaceae bacterium DNA region contains:
- a CDS encoding substrate-binding domain-containing protein, translating into MRRLAACLLLPALLSCGGKSAHAPAATKTIGVTLLTRGHLFYRDLEEGLRDAAKSPGYELVVTAADFDLGKQTSEIEDFVARRVDAIVVCPVDSSGVGPAIRKANAAGIPVFTADIAAKDGDVVCHVASDNVAGGRLAGEYLAKAIGGSGAVAIINQPVITSVLDRVKGFREAIAAHPGIQVVADVNGQGVRDRALEAASDVLQAHPDLRGIFGINDDSALGALDAVRQFKRDGIVIVGYDATEPAVDAIKKGEALAADVVQYPKKIGAATIDEIRDHFAGKPVPKVVPVPVGIVDKAALSSAAPR; encoded by the coding sequence ATGAGACGCCTCGCCGCCTGCTTGCTGCTGCCCGCGCTGCTGTCCTGCGGCGGAAAGTCGGCACACGCGCCGGCGGCGACGAAGACGATCGGAGTGACCCTGCTCACGCGGGGTCACCTCTTCTACCGCGATCTCGAGGAGGGCCTCCGCGACGCCGCGAAGTCGCCCGGGTACGAGCTCGTCGTGACCGCGGCCGACTTCGATCTCGGCAAGCAGACCTCCGAGATCGAGGACTTCGTCGCCCGCAGGGTCGACGCGATCGTCGTCTGTCCGGTCGATTCGAGCGGCGTCGGGCCGGCGATCCGCAAGGCGAACGCCGCCGGCATCCCGGTCTTCACGGCCGACATCGCCGCGAAGGATGGCGACGTCGTCTGCCACGTCGCGTCCGACAACGTCGCCGGCGGACGTCTCGCCGGGGAATACCTCGCGAAGGCGATCGGCGGATCGGGGGCGGTCGCGATCATCAACCAGCCGGTCATCACCTCGGTGCTCGACCGCGTGAAGGGGTTCCGCGAGGCGATCGCGGCGCATCCGGGGATCCAGGTCGTCGCCGACGTCAACGGGCAAGGCGTGCGCGACCGCGCGCTCGAGGCCGCGTCCGACGTCCTCCAGGCGCATCCCGACCTGCGCGGGATCTTCGGAATCAACGACGACTCGGCGCTCGGCGCGCTCGACGCGGTGCGCCAGTTCAAGCGCGACGGGATCGTGATCGTCGGCTACGACGCGACCGAGCCGGCGGTCGACGCGATCAAGAAGGGCGAGGCGCTCGCGGCCGACGTGGTCCAGTACCCGAAGAAGATCGGGGCGGCGACGATCGACGAGATCCGCGATCACTTCGCCGGGAAGCCGGTTCCGAAGGTGGTGCCGGTGCCGGTCGGCATCGTGGACAAGGCGGCGCTTTCGAGCGCGGCGCCGCGATGA